One segment of Candidatus Manganitrophus noduliformans DNA contains the following:
- a CDS encoding Z1 domain-containing protein, producing MTDYEKALSHALLMLGQGGAPAKSMIAEIANLAIQTVSQLAPKDRPLEIDEVRLVRELEGLVTWTVGPEFVIDSDEDHIKWLPAKRGVLEWKFWKRYRRYLTEKANPLPLAVVDSIDELTDKVLERLEDPERKAPWDRRGMIVGHVQSGKTSNFVGLICKAADAGYRIIIVLAGLHENLRSQTQKRVDEGFLGYSSAEATTFTQGNRPIGVGLLFTGYRAAADSLTGYQQDFSRQKARGLNINPIRHDPLILVVKKNKTILTNLISWLAGYADSDPKNVKRRQPLPDVPLLVIDDEADHASINTRAIPIDPMTGSPQDEYDVTAINGKVRQLLSLFSKKAYIGYTATPFANIFIHPEDYSAAGTLGQAPNEIEIPYGEGLFPRSFIISLPTPTNYIGPVSIFGIDPDPEAGVNSSIEPLPLIFRVTDSAVHIPRGHRSSLIVQSIPESLKRAIRCFILTCAARAYRGSGREHNSMLIHVTRFISVQRQVHELVRRELQDLTNRLRYGDGASAQQIITELQILWNEDFVPTTKAVLARITDPLMIEPEWKDIEPLLNAAAQKIAVKQISGESDDVLDYHNSPDGASVIAIGGDKLSRGLTLEGLSISYFLRPSQMYDTLMQMGRWFGYRPGYLDLCRLYTTNDLVDWYKHIAFAAEELRQEFELMVDTNKTPRDYGLRVRSHPNGLWITSLVKMREAKTLTISYDGRISETTVFHRDDKITGQNLDATNRFLTDLPKLNSSGTCVWSKIPARAIISFLREYRTHPHAPKVNSALLAHYISRKSAAGFLNEWTVVLVSSEDKGARGSAVFPYQVNLVQRKNETEDESSLKYTVKRLLSPVHEKIGLSEMAIRQALEETRAAWAMSPPDKRSKDEPKEPSGPALRRNRPINEGLLLLYPLDPEKAKLPYDIPTVGIGISFPGDKLNPTDGVEYEANLVYIGKELGDEDN from the coding sequence ATGACGGATTATGAAAAAGCTTTGAGTCACGCATTACTGATGCTTGGCCAGGGAGGTGCCCCTGCAAAATCTATGATTGCTGAAATAGCCAACCTGGCAATCCAAACTGTGTCGCAGCTTGCGCCAAAAGATAGGCCCCTGGAAATAGATGAAGTAAGGCTGGTTCGTGAATTGGAGGGGTTGGTCACTTGGACGGTTGGGCCAGAGTTTGTTATCGACAGTGACGAAGACCATATTAAGTGGTTGCCGGCCAAGAGAGGAGTGCTCGAATGGAAATTCTGGAAACGGTACAGACGTTATCTTACCGAAAAGGCGAATCCTCTCCCTCTGGCTGTGGTAGATTCAATAGATGAACTTACGGATAAGGTTCTTGAACGGCTGGAAGACCCGGAACGGAAGGCGCCCTGGGACAGGCGAGGGATGATTGTCGGGCATGTTCAGTCCGGAAAAACAAGCAATTTTGTCGGACTCATCTGTAAAGCTGCCGATGCCGGGTATAGAATTATTATCGTGCTCGCGGGACTTCATGAGAATCTGAGGTCGCAGACACAAAAACGTGTGGACGAGGGATTTCTCGGTTACAGCTCCGCAGAGGCAACGACATTTACCCAGGGGAACAGACCAATTGGAGTTGGCCTCCTTTTTACGGGATACAGGGCGGCGGCAGATTCGCTGACCGGATACCAGCAGGACTTCAGCCGTCAGAAAGCACGCGGCTTAAATATCAATCCTATCCGCCATGACCCGCTAATCCTGGTAGTCAAAAAAAACAAAACCATCCTCACAAATCTTATCTCTTGGCTTGCCGGATACGCGGATAGCGACCCGAAAAATGTGAAACGGAGACAACCACTTCCTGATGTTCCGCTTCTTGTTATTGACGATGAAGCCGACCATGCTTCTATCAACACCAGGGCAATTCCGATCGACCCGATGACGGGAAGCCCCCAGGATGAATACGACGTAACCGCCATCAATGGAAAAGTCCGGCAACTCCTCAGTCTTTTTTCAAAGAAAGCATACATAGGCTATACAGCAACACCATTTGCCAATATTTTTATTCATCCCGAGGACTACTCAGCCGCCGGTACTCTCGGCCAAGCGCCGAACGAGATTGAAATTCCATACGGTGAAGGGCTTTTTCCGCGCAGCTTTATCATCAGTCTCCCGACGCCGACGAACTACATCGGACCGGTATCTATCTTTGGAATTGATCCTGATCCGGAAGCGGGTGTGAATTCCAGCATTGAGCCGCTGCCGCTAATCTTCAGGGTGACAGACAGCGCTGTCCATATACCCCGGGGACACAGAAGCAGCTTGATCGTCCAGAGCATTCCGGAATCACTGAAGCGAGCCATTCGCTGTTTTATCCTGACCTGTGCAGCCCGAGCGTATCGTGGCAGTGGCAGAGAACACAATTCTATGCTCATCCATGTCACAAGGTTCATATCGGTTCAGCGTCAGGTTCACGAATTAGTCAGGAGGGAGTTGCAGGATCTCACCAATCGGCTACGTTATGGCGATGGCGCATCTGCCCAGCAGATCATAACCGAGCTCCAAATTCTCTGGAATGAAGATTTTGTTCCTACCACAAAAGCAGTTCTTGCCAGAATAACCGATCCGTTGATGATTGAACCAGAGTGGAAGGATATTGAGCCGCTTTTAAATGCTGCCGCCCAGAAGATCGCGGTGAAGCAGATTAGTGGGGAATCCGACGATGTGCTGGACTATCATAACTCGCCGGATGGGGCAAGCGTAATTGCAATAGGTGGGGATAAGCTCTCTCGTGGGCTAACGCTGGAAGGCTTATCCATCAGTTATTTCCTCCGTCCATCCCAAATGTATGACACTCTAATGCAAATGGGACGATGGTTTGGCTACAGACCGGGCTATCTGGATCTCTGCCGCCTGTATACTACAAATGATCTTGTCGATTGGTATAAACACATTGCTTTTGCCGCCGAGGAACTGCGGCAGGAATTCGAATTGATGGTGGATACGAACAAGACACCCAGGGACTATGGTCTTCGAGTACGGAGCCATCCTAATGGTTTGTGGATAACAAGCCTGGTGAAAATGCGTGAAGCCAAGACACTGACTATTTCCTACGACGGACGTATTTCTGAAACTACTGTGTTTCATCGAGATGATAAGATCACAGGGCAAAACCTGGATGCTACCAACCGGTTTCTGACTGATCTCCCCAAATTGAATTCTTCTGGTACCTGTGTATGGTCTAAGATTCCGGCACGGGCAATTATTTCCTTTCTCAGGGAATACAGGACCCACCCTCATGCTCCTAAAGTCAACAGCGCACTCCTGGCCCATTACATTTCACGAAAGTCCGCGGCCGGATTTCTTAACGAATGGACGGTGGTCCTTGTTTCCAGTGAGGATAAGGGAGCCAGGGGTTCGGCGGTATTCCCTTATCAGGTGAACCTGGTACAACGGAAGAATGAAACTGAGGATGAATCCTCATTAAAATATACTGTGAAGCGACTGCTCAGTCCTGTACATGAAAAGATCGGATTGAGCGAAATGGCCATCAGGCAAGCGCTTGAGGAAACCAGAGCCGCCTGGGCTATGAGTCCACCGGATAAGCGTTCCAAAGATGAGCCCAAAGAGCCATCAGGTCCTGCTTTGCGTAGGAATCGGCCGATCAACGAAGGGTTGTTGCTTCTGTACCCACTTGACCCGGAAAAAGCCAAACTTCCCTATGACATTCCCACGGTAGGAATCGGTATTAGCTTTCCGGGAGATAAGCTCAATCCGACCGATGGAGTGGAATATGAGGCTAATCTGGTCTACATTGGGAAGGAACTGGGTGATGAGGATAACTGA
- a CDS encoding ATP-binding protein, giving the protein MSESLRAFGYELPSAIADLVDNSIFAGAKNVWVDFNWGGENSTISVTDDGCGMSEERLINAMRPGSRNPLENRDPKDLGRYGLGLKTASFSQCRRFTVRSKTGIKKSATRCWDLDFIATKNKWLLLREAGEKSEIYFQRLSNFGQGTTVLWEQMDRVVKGQNVDDENHKRFFHGRIEGVEKHLAMVFHRFMEGTGRLKIFVNNNKVEPWDPFLKSEKATQQIGDERIMHFQKDIKVIPYVLPHISKLTPEKHVRAAGLRGWNLHQGFYVYRNERLLVPGDWLGLSMAKEEHFKLARIQLDIPNTMDQEWEIDVTKSKARPPDVLRKELKYIADVTRKRASDIYRHRGRVIARASSQGYVFVWQQKAKHGKYFYRVNRDHPLIKQALKTHEKIVEQLLRMVEETVPAPLVALTNSEDPDKHSTPFEGAPSKEILDLISQVYRAMVISKVPRSTAVERLRVMEPFDSYPELVQAFLEQLNGDEE; this is encoded by the coding sequence ATGAGTGAGTCACTTCGTGCATTCGGATATGAACTACCAAGCGCGATAGCAGATCTTGTGGATAATAGCATATTTGCCGGTGCCAAAAACGTATGGGTGGATTTCAATTGGGGCGGAGAAAATTCCACTATTTCTGTTACTGATGATGGCTGCGGCATGAGTGAGGAAAGACTCATCAATGCTATGCGCCCCGGCAGTCGTAATCCCTTAGAAAACCGAGATCCCAAAGACCTCGGGAGATACGGCCTCGGTTTAAAGACAGCTTCGTTCTCACAATGTCGCCGTTTTACAGTTCGATCGAAAACCGGTATCAAGAAATCGGCGACACGTTGCTGGGACCTTGATTTTATCGCTACTAAAAATAAATGGTTATTGCTCCGGGAAGCCGGCGAGAAAAGTGAAATCTATTTTCAGAGACTGAGCAATTTCGGACAGGGAACAACAGTTCTGTGGGAGCAGATGGATAGAGTTGTAAAAGGACAAAACGTCGATGACGAAAACCACAAGCGATTTTTCCACGGCCGCATTGAAGGAGTTGAAAAACACCTCGCGATGGTTTTTCATCGCTTTATGGAAGGTACAGGGCGACTCAAAATTTTCGTTAACAACAATAAAGTCGAGCCGTGGGATCCGTTTTTAAAGTCAGAGAAGGCGACGCAGCAAATAGGTGATGAAAGAATAATGCATTTTCAGAAAGATATAAAAGTTATTCCATATGTGTTGCCGCACATTTCAAAGTTGACTCCAGAGAAACATGTCAGGGCCGCTGGTCTTAGAGGCTGGAATCTGCATCAGGGTTTTTATGTCTATCGAAATGAGCGTCTCTTGGTTCCAGGGGACTGGCTTGGTCTGTCAATGGCCAAAGAAGAACATTTTAAACTGGCACGCATCCAGCTGGACATTCCGAACACGATGGATCAGGAGTGGGAAATTGATGTAACAAAATCGAAAGCCAGGCCACCCGATGTTCTGCGAAAGGAGCTGAAGTACATCGCTGACGTGACACGCAAACGTGCCAGCGACATTTATCGCCACCGGGGAAGAGTTATAGCGAGAGCGAGCTCTCAGGGATACGTTTTTGTCTGGCAGCAGAAAGCGAAACACGGAAAATATTTCTACCGGGTGAATCGTGATCATCCCTTGATCAAGCAGGCGTTGAAAACGCATGAGAAGATAGTCGAACAACTTTTGAGGATGGTAGAGGAAACTGTGCCTGCTCCGCTCGTTGCCTTAACAAACTCTGAAGATCCGGATAAACACTCAACTCCTTTTGAAGGCGCTCCCTCAAAAGAAATTCTGGATCTGATCAGCCAGGTATACCGGGCTATGGTGATTTCGAAGGTTCCGCGCTCTACTGCTGTCGAGCGGCTTCGAGTGATGGAGCCTTTTGATAGCTATCCCGAATTGGTCCAGGCATTTCTGGAACAGCTCAACGGAGATGAAGAATGA
- a CDS encoding DJ-1 family glyoxalase III: MKRVLILLAPGFEEIEAVTIIDILRRAAVEVTVAGTVEGAIEGSRKVRLLADLSIDKVAGGDYHMIVLPGGQPGTNHLAEDERVGRILKEAAAKERYISAICAAPSILAAAGFLNGKKATSHPSVRERMGGADYSEARVVVDGRWVTSRSPGTAMEFAFELVRLLAGEEKAKEVNLGVMARL, encoded by the coding sequence ATGAAGCGCGTGTTGATTCTTTTGGCGCCCGGGTTCGAAGAGATCGAGGCGGTCACGATCATCGACATTCTCCGCCGGGCCGCCGTCGAGGTAACGGTCGCCGGGACGGTGGAGGGGGCGATCGAAGGCTCCCGGAAGGTGAGGCTCCTCGCCGATCTGTCGATCGACAAGGTCGCCGGCGGCGATTATCACATGATCGTGTTGCCCGGCGGGCAGCCCGGCACCAACCACCTCGCCGAGGATGAACGGGTCGGGCGGATTTTGAAAGAGGCGGCGGCGAAAGAGAGATACATCTCGGCGATCTGCGCCGCCCCGTCGATTCTCGCCGCGGCCGGGTTTCTCAACGGAAAGAAAGCGACGAGCCATCCTTCGGTGCGGGAGCGGATGGGAGGGGCCGACTATTCCGAGGCGCGGGTGGTGGTCGACGGTAGATGGGTGACAAGCCGCTCTCCCGGCACGGCAATGGAGTTTGCTTTCGAATTGGTCCGGCTGCTGGCCGGGGAAGAAAAAGCAAAAGAGGTGAACCTGGGGGTGATGGCGCGGTTATAG
- a CDS encoding DUF1284 domain-containing protein: protein MSTGRSNLLTVRAHTLLCLLGFRGEGYSPAFVENMGAIHRRLSTDPKTPVQVIARPDEICSVCPHLHPDGCHLKGPGFEAAMHRQDQAVMARLGIAEGEVLPWGEILHRIAAHIEGGDLGAICGACSWLPLGYCREGIDALSVVQHRERLS, encoded by the coding sequence ATGTCGACCGGCCGTTCCAATCTTTTGACTGTTCGCGCCCACACCCTTCTCTGCCTGCTGGGGTTTCGCGGGGAGGGGTACAGTCCCGCCTTCGTCGAGAACATGGGGGCGATTCACCGCCGTCTCTCGACCGATCCGAAGACCCCCGTTCAAGTAATCGCCCGGCCCGATGAGATCTGCAGCGTCTGTCCGCATCTCCATCCGGACGGCTGCCATCTGAAGGGGCCCGGTTTTGAAGCGGCGATGCATCGTCAGGACCAAGCGGTGATGGCGCGATTGGGCATCGCGGAAGGGGAGGTCCTTCCGTGGGGAGAGATTCTTCATCGGATCGCCGCGCATATCGAAGGGGGGGATCTCGGCGCGATTTGCGGCGCCTGTTCCTGGCTGCCGTTGGGGTATTGCCGGGAAGGGATCGACGCGTTGAGCGTCGTTCAACATCGGGAGAGATTGTCATGA
- a CDS encoding ferritin-like domain-containing protein, producing MPELNAVQGLLQGLLIEERQLSSAYTAYLPLLHPPVLREKIRGWVGEGWKHIEALEKEIEKRGAVAGRSAAPAPTDPASDETHDLLDFFFQKEERLYYSYQEALKRTEAEDLRSLLFRHLEEQKGHIAGIQNLYAEFLYY from the coding sequence ATGCCGGAATTGAACGCCGTCCAAGGGCTGTTGCAAGGACTGTTAATAGAAGAGCGGCAGTTGAGTTCAGCCTATACCGCTTATCTTCCGCTGCTTCATCCGCCGGTTTTGCGTGAGAAGATTCGCGGGTGGGTCGGGGAGGGGTGGAAACATATCGAAGCGCTGGAGAAGGAGATCGAGAAGCGGGGGGCCGTTGCAGGCCGGTCGGCGGCTCCCGCGCCGACCGATCCCGCGTCTGATGAGACGCACGATCTTCTCGATTTTTTCTTCCAGAAGGAAGAGCGGCTTTACTACTCCTACCAGGAAGCGCTGAAGCGGACCGAGGCGGAGGATCTCCGTTCACTTCTCTTTCGCCACCTCGAAGAGCAAAAGGGGCACATCGCCGGGATTCAGAATCTCTATGCTGAGTTCCTTTACTACTAA
- the ftsH gene encoding ATP-dependent zinc metalloprotease FtsH, whose amino-acid sequence MPQKKEFPGWTLFAILFIVTVLPFFFFSPQTGQISYSDFKRLLREGKVKEVVISRDAIEGVKIEASGKEEPFSTVRVDDPNLTSELEDQNVQITGEIQSGWLRDIVLFWVLPFAVILFIWSLFARRMAGGGGGQGFMTFGRARAKVFAEKDIQVSFNDVAGADEPKEELMEVVEFLRQPQKFQRLGGRIPKGVLLVGPPGTGKTLLARAVAGEAKVPFFSMSGSEFVEMFVGVGAARVRDLFAQAQEKAPCIIFIDELDALGRARGAGMLGGGHAEQDQTLNQLLVEMDGFDPRKGVIIMAATNRPEILDPALLRPGRFDRQILVDRPDVREREEILKVHTRNVKLDPKADIKLLATRTPGFVGADLANVVNEAALLAARSNKDHVEMDDFEEAINRMTTGLEKKKRVMSKKEKEYVAYHESGHALVAALVPNADPVHRISIIPRGIAALGYTLQLPTEDRYLMTKSELHDRLAVLLGGRVAEEIIFGEISTGAQNDLTRATDIARSMVREFGMSEKLGLVSFERPRRMVPVDGAPPGAKDYSEELAKSIDQEVKEIMDQTYARVHHLLEDHRGELEAIAKLLLEKEVIEGEALREIVRGSGKPKKDEDARPVDLTFPEPPRPRAVGE is encoded by the coding sequence ATGCCGCAGAAAAAAGAATTTCCAGGTTGGACACTTTTCGCGATTCTCTTCATCGTCACCGTTCTGCCGTTTTTCTTCTTCAGCCCTCAAACCGGTCAGATCTCCTACAGCGATTTTAAGCGCCTTCTTCGAGAGGGAAAGGTCAAGGAGGTCGTGATTTCCAGAGACGCCATCGAAGGGGTGAAGATCGAAGCTTCGGGAAAAGAGGAGCCGTTCAGCACCGTTCGTGTGGACGATCCCAATCTCACCTCGGAGCTGGAAGACCAGAATGTCCAGATCACGGGGGAGATTCAGAGCGGTTGGCTCAGAGACATCGTCCTCTTTTGGGTGCTGCCGTTCGCGGTCATTCTCTTTATCTGGAGCCTCTTCGCAAGAAGAATGGCGGGAGGAGGGGGTGGGCAAGGGTTTATGACCTTTGGCCGGGCCCGCGCCAAGGTCTTCGCGGAGAAGGACATCCAGGTCAGCTTCAACGACGTCGCCGGCGCGGACGAGCCGAAAGAAGAGTTGATGGAGGTGGTCGAGTTTCTCCGGCAACCGCAGAAGTTCCAGCGTCTCGGCGGACGGATCCCGAAGGGGGTCCTGCTGGTCGGCCCTCCCGGAACGGGAAAGACCCTCCTGGCGCGCGCGGTTGCGGGAGAGGCGAAGGTCCCTTTCTTCTCGATGAGCGGATCGGAGTTCGTCGAGATGTTCGTCGGAGTCGGCGCGGCGCGCGTCCGGGATCTTTTCGCGCAGGCGCAGGAGAAGGCCCCCTGCATCATCTTCATCGATGAACTTGACGCTCTGGGGCGGGCGCGCGGCGCCGGGATGCTCGGTGGGGGCCATGCGGAGCAGGACCAGACGCTCAACCAGCTTCTGGTGGAGATGGACGGGTTCGATCCGAGGAAAGGGGTCATCATCATGGCGGCGACCAACCGCCCGGAGATCCTCGATCCGGCGCTGCTCCGGCCGGGACGGTTCGACCGCCAGATCCTAGTCGATCGCCCCGACGTTCGCGAGCGTGAAGAGATCTTGAAAGTTCACACCCGCAACGTCAAGCTCGATCCGAAGGCCGACATCAAATTGCTCGCCACCCGGACCCCGGGATTCGTCGGGGCCGACCTGGCCAACGTCGTCAATGAGGCGGCGCTCCTGGCGGCGCGCAGCAACAAGGACCATGTGGAAATGGATGATTTCGAAGAGGCGATCAACCGGATGACGACCGGCCTTGAGAAGAAAAAGCGGGTGATGAGCAAGAAGGAGAAAGAGTATGTCGCTTATCACGAATCGGGGCATGCCCTGGTGGCGGCGCTGGTGCCGAACGCCGATCCGGTCCATCGGATCTCCATCATCCCCCGCGGCATCGCCGCCCTCGGCTACACCCTTCAACTCCCGACGGAGGATCGTTATCTGATGACGAAGAGCGAACTGCACGATCGGCTGGCGGTGTTGCTCGGGGGGCGGGTGGCCGAGGAGATCATTTTCGGCGAGATTTCGACCGGGGCGCAGAACGATTTGACCCGCGCGACCGATATCGCCCGGAGCATGGTTCGCGAATTCGGGATGAGCGAGAAGCTGGGGCTGGTCTCCTTCGAGCGCCCCCGCCGGATGGTGCCGGTGGACGGCGCCCCGCCCGGCGCCAAGGATTACAGCGAAGAGCTGGCCAAGTCGATCGATCAAGAGGTCAAGGAGATCATGGACCAGACCTATGCCCGCGTCCATCACCTTCTTGAGGACCATCGGGGCGAACTGGAGGCGATTGCAAAACTTCTTCTCGAAAAAGAGGTGATCGAAGGGGAGGCGCTTCGAGAGATTGTTCGCGGAAGCGGCAAACCGAAGAAAGACGAAGACGCCCGCCCGGTCGATCTTACTTTTCCCGAACCGCCGCGCCCGCGGGCCGTCGGGGAGTAG
- a CDS encoding BON domain-containing protein → MNRIVWIIAVLFVLTGGPADAVEKEGPSVAPDNSEINQRDRGSSAVTPEVQGTDPADVETTRKIRKKITEDDSLSTTAKNVKIITQEGKVTLRGPVNSPAEKEKIAEKAEQIAGAGKVENELEVKSSTMR, encoded by the coding sequence ATGAACCGAATCGTTTGGATCATTGCAGTTCTCTTTGTATTGACCGGCGGGCCGGCCGATGCGGTGGAGAAGGAAGGTCCGTCCGTCGCGCCGGACAACAGCGAGATCAACCAGAGGGACCGGGGCTCCTCGGCCGTGACGCCGGAGGTGCAAGGCACCGACCCCGCCGACGTCGAGACCACCCGTAAAATTCGGAAAAAGATCACGGAAGATGATTCCCTCTCCACCACGGCGAAGAATGTAAAAATCATCACGCAGGAGGGAAAGGTGACCCTTCGCGGACCGGTCAACAGCCCGGCCGAAAAAGAGAAGATCGCCGAGAAGGCGGAGCAGATCGCCGGGGCGGGAAAAGTTGAGAATGAGCTGGAGGTCAAATCCTCCACAATGAGATAA
- a CDS encoding general stress protein — MAKKAVVGIFDSPYQAESCLNRLNAAGFAPTDISVLTPDKEGVRDFIHKKATKAPEGVATGATTGGVIGGVAGWLVGIGSLAIPGVGPFIAAGPIMAALGGAAIGAATGGIAGGLIGLGIPEYEAKQYEAKVKEGGILISVHCETSEEVDRAKEIFRESGARDISTTGEEGVSRREAA; from the coding sequence ATGGCGAAGAAAGCAGTCGTTGGCATTTTCGATAGTCCCTACCAGGCGGAGAGCTGCCTCAATCGTCTCAACGCCGCGGGGTTCGCGCCGACCGATATTTCTGTCCTGACCCCCGATAAGGAGGGGGTTCGGGATTTCATTCACAAAAAAGCGACCAAAGCCCCGGAAGGGGTCGCCACCGGCGCAACCACCGGCGGGGTGATCGGCGGGGTCGCCGGCTGGCTGGTCGGGATCGGCTCGCTCGCGATCCCGGGAGTCGGCCCCTTCATCGCCGCGGGGCCCATTATGGCGGCGCTCGGCGGCGCCGCCATCGGCGCCGCGACCGGGGGGATTGCAGGGGGACTGATCGGACTCGGAATCCCCGAATACGAAGCCAAACAGTATGAGGCAAAGGTCAAAGAAGGGGGAATCTTAATCTCCGTCCATTGCGAAACATCCGAAGAGGTCGATCGCGCCAAGGAAATTTTCAGAGAAAGCGGCGCGCGGGACATCTCGACGACCGGGGAGGAAGGGGTCTCCCGGAGGGAAGCGGCTTAA
- a CDS encoding phage holin family protein, with amino-acid sequence MFRGILIRWLVNAGGLFLISYALEGIEVEGALPALIAAAVLGIINAIIRPILLILTLPINILTLGLFTLILNGAMLALAAQVVRGFTVSGFWSAVLGALLLSIISSVMSFFIEDIARPHSEY; translated from the coding sequence TTGTTCCGCGGAATTTTGATCCGGTGGCTGGTGAACGCGGGGGGGCTGTTCTTGATCTCCTATGCCCTGGAGGGGATCGAGGTCGAGGGGGCGCTTCCCGCGCTCATCGCGGCGGCGGTCCTCGGGATCATCAACGCGATCATCCGCCCGATCCTTCTCATTTTGACCCTTCCGATCAACATCTTGACCCTCGGCCTCTTCACCTTGATCCTCAACGGCGCGATGCTGGCGCTGGCCGCCCAGGTGGTCCGGGGATTTACGGTCTCGGGCTTCTGGTCTGCGGTGCTCGGCGCGCTTCTCCTCTCCATCATCAGCAGCGTCATGTCTTTCTTCATCGAGGATATCGCGCGGCCCCATTCCGAATATTAA
- a CDS encoding gamma carbonic anhydrase family protein: MIHPFQDKFPKFPSTVFIEASAQVIGDVEIGAYSSVWFGSVVRGDVNDIRIGDRTNIQDLSVLHVTRKTHPLVIGSEVTVGHRVTLHGCTVRDRVLVGMGAILLDGAEVGEGSIVGAGALVTEGVKIPPGSLALGVPARVKRPLTPEESAFLSQSARNYVDLAQIYLKQTSK, translated from the coding sequence ATGATACATCCTTTTCAAGATAAGTTTCCCAAGTTCCCTTCGACCGTCTTCATCGAAGCGTCGGCGCAGGTGATCGGCGACGTGGAGATCGGGGCGTACAGCTCGGTCTGGTTCGGATCGGTGGTCCGGGGGGATGTGAATGATATCCGGATCGGCGACCGGACCAATATCCAGGATCTTTCGGTTCTGCATGTGACCCGGAAGACCCACCCCCTCGTGATCGGCAGCGAGGTGACGGTCGGCCACCGGGTGACGCTGCACGGCTGCACGGTGCGGGATCGGGTGCTGGTCGGGATGGGGGCGATTCTGCTCGACGGCGCCGAGGTGGGGGAGGGATCGATCGTCGGGGCGGGGGCGCTGGTGACGGAAGGGGTGAAGATCCCCCCCGGCTCGCTGGCCCTGGGGGTGCCGGCCCGGGTGAAGCGGCCGCTGACGCCGGAAGAGAGCGCCTTTCTCTCTCAATCGGCGCGAAACTATGTCGACCTGGCGCAGATCTACTTAAAACAGACCTCCAAATAA
- a CDS encoding DUF6687 family protein, translating into MVFYFYEEAMKGVPKISVDGLVPQSHHLSHWKGNQTPPPLKADTSTEIVLRYLAHPNQKQFFPQVSIITNNHFDTDGLLSVWTLLNPRKAEPMAGRLIAAAEAGDFSSFSSEEGVQMNLLIEGLASSGESPILSQLPTYPGPKEAFLYKTLMPMLPDLFRRKDEYRPLWRESYDSIIQSMELFEKGIIGVEEHEQEGLSVIIDEQRPARQAIDHHCRGNLFLVIEDREREEGGFGYELEYRYYAWAETVTRPPIPPIPMEPLAEHLNRHEGLREGKWMTGGYAGRSMTSALKYTDETGRRHLSRLHPDQVIQIVLTYLQSREIDSN; encoded by the coding sequence ATGGTCTTTTACTTCTACGAAGAGGCGATGAAAGGGGTTCCCAAGATCTCGGTCGACGGGCTCGTCCCTCAAAGCCATCATTTGAGCCACTGGAAGGGGAACCAGACCCCTCCTCCCCTCAAGGCCGACACCTCCACCGAAATCGTCCTGCGCTACCTGGCCCATCCGAATCAAAAACAATTTTTTCCGCAGGTCAGCATTATCACGAACAACCATTTCGATACCGACGGGCTCCTCTCGGTCTGGACCCTCCTCAATCCGAGGAAGGCGGAGCCGATGGCGGGGCGGCTGATCGCCGCCGCCGAGGCGGGCGATTTCTCTTCCTTCTCGTCGGAGGAAGGGGTTCAGATGAATCTCCTCATTGAGGGACTGGCCTCTTCCGGTGAAAGCCCGATCCTCTCTCAGCTCCCGACCTACCCGGGCCCGAAAGAAGCCTTCCTCTATAAAACGTTGATGCCGATGCTCCCCGATCTCTTCCGGCGCAAAGACGAATACCGCCCCCTCTGGCGGGAATCCTACGACAGCATCATTCAATCGATGGAGCTCTTCGAGAAAGGGATCATCGGCGTCGAGGAGCACGAGCAAGAGGGGCTTTCCGTCATCATCGACGAGCAGCGGCCGGCCCGGCAGGCGATCGATCATCACTGCCGGGGAAATCTTTTCCTGGTGATCGAAGACCGGGAGCGGGAAGAAGGGGGGTTCGGTTATGAGCTCGAATACCGCTACTACGCCTGGGCCGAGACGGTCACCCGTCCGCCGATCCCGCCGATTCCGATGGAGCCGCTCGCCGAACACCTCAACCGCCACGAGGGGCTCCGGGAAGGAAAATGGATGACGGGGGGCTACGCCGGCCGGTCGATGACCTCCGCTTTGAAATACACCGACGAGACGGGTCGGCGGCATCTCAGCCGGCTTCATCCCGACCAGGTGATCCAGATCGTCTTGACCTACCTTCAATCGAGGGAGATTGATTCCAACTAG